In one Carassius carassius chromosome 14, fCarCar2.1, whole genome shotgun sequence genomic region, the following are encoded:
- the LOC132156639 gene encoding heat shock protein 30-like produces the protein MLSLHGFQPSLSSFMGMDWPVRSLWPEITSLYRHGEELQELKRSLEQLQHKILEEIQLMPPSQEIYPVACTMEKEGSGFALTLDTKDFSPEELSVRQVGRKLHVSGKSEKKQEDGKGSYSFRTQEFRRVFDLPQGVNPEAVTCSMADGKLYIQAPVNQPSDAAERMLPIDCQTVKTTQPETDDTSTTQTTLNNPESTEHRVHPSAGQS, from the coding sequence ATGTTGAGCCTGCATGGATTCCAGCCTTCCCTCAGCTCATTCATGGGAATGGACTGGCCAGTGCGCAGTCTCTGGCCGGAGATCACATCTCTTTACAGACACGGAGAGGAACTGCAGGAGCTGAAGAGAAGCCTGGAGCAGCTTCAGCATAAGATCCTTGAGGAGATCCAGCTGATGCCACCCTCACAGGAGATCTACCCAGTGGCCTGCACAATGGAGAAAGAGGGAAGCGGCTTTGCTTTGACGCTGGACACTAAAGACTTTTCCCCAGAAGAACTGTCAGTCAGACAGGTGGGCAGGAAGCTGCATGTCAGCGGAAAGAGTGAGAAGAAGCAGGAGGATGGGAAGGGCTCGTACTCTTTCAGAACCCAAGAGTTCAGGCGGGTGTTTGATCTTCCTCAAGGAGTGAATCCTGAGGCGGTGACCTGCTCCATGGCTGATGGAAAGCTCTATATACAGGCACCAGTAAATCAGCCATCAGATGCCGCTGAGAGGATGCTGCCCATTGACTGTCAAACTGTGAAGACAACGCAGCCAGAGACAGACGACACCAGCACCACCCAGACGACACTCAACAATCCTGAAAGCACTGAGCACAGAGTACATCCCTCTGCTGGACAATCTTAA
- the LOC132156638 gene encoding heat shock protein 30-like translates to MLSLHGFQPSLSSFMGMDWPMRSLWPEITSLYRHGEELQELKRSLEQLQHKILEEIQLMPPSQEIYPVACTMEKEGSGFALTLDTKDFSPEELSVRQVGRKLHVSGKSEKKQEDGKGSYSFRTQEFRRVFDLPQGVNPEAVTCSMADGKLYIQAPVNQPSDAAERMLPIDCQTVKTTQPETDDTSTTQTTLNNPESTEHRVHPSAGQS, encoded by the coding sequence ATGTTGAGCCTGCATGGATTCCAGCCTTCCCTCAGCTCATTCATGGGAATGGACTGGCCAATGCGCAGTCTCTGGCCGGAGATCACATCTCTTTACAGACACGGAGAGGAACTGCAGGAGCTGAAGAGAAGCCTGGAGCAGCTTCAGCATAAGATCCTTGAGGAGATCCAGCTGATGCCACCCTCACAGGAGATCTACCCAGTGGCCTGCACAATGGAGAAAGAGGGAAGCGGCTTTGCTTTGACGCTGGACACTAAAGACTTTTCCCCAGAAGAACTGTCAGTCAGACAGGTGGGCAGGAAGCTGCATGTCAGCGGAAAGAGTGAGAAGAAGCAGGAGGATGGGAAGGGCTCGTACTCTTTCAGAACCCAAGAGTTCAGGCGGGTGTTTGATCTTCCTCAAGGAGTGAATCCTGAGGCGGTGACCTGCTCCATGGCTGATGGAAAGCTCTATATACAGGCACCAGTAAATCAGCCATCAGATGCCGCTGAGAGGATGCTGCCCATTGACTGTCAAACTGTGAAGACAACGCAGCCAGAGACAGACGACACCAGCACCACCCAGACGACACTCAACAATCCTGAAAGCACTGAGCACAGAGTACATCCCTCTGCTGGACAATCTTAA
- the LOC132157476 gene encoding glutathione S-transferase 3-like gives MSEKVVLHYFNGRGKMESVRWLLAAAGVQFEEVFLTQKEQYEKLLNDGALMFQQVPLVEIDGMQLVQSKAILNYIAGKYNLYGKDLKERAMIDMYSEGISDLMDLLIMYPFTPAENKPKQLSNIEQKAKDRFLPVFEKGLANSQFLVGKQLSRADVHLLEVTLMLQEKLPTILSSFPKIQAFQEKMKALPTVSKFLQPGSARKPPPDEAYVKTVKEVLSHLFK, from the exons ATGTCTGAAAAGGTCGTGCTGCATTACTTCAATGGCAGAGGGAAGATGGAGTCTGTGCGATGGCTGCTGGCTGCAGCTGGAGTCCAG TTTGAAGAAGTGTTTCTGACCCAAAAGGAGCAGTATGAGAAACTGCTGAATG ATGGAGCCCTGATGTTTCAGCAGGTGCCTTTGGTTGAAATCGACGGGATGCAGCTCGTGCAGTCAAAAGCCATCTTGAACTACATCGCTGGAAAATACAATCTATATGGAAAAGACCTTAAAGAACGGGCTAT gATCGACATGTATTCAGAGGGAATCAGTGATCTCATGGATTTGCTTATCATGTATCCTTTCACACCAGCTGAAAACAAACCCAAACAGCTCAGTAATATAGAGCAAAAGGCCAAAGACCGCTTCCTTCCCGTGTTTGAAAAG GGTCTTGCAAACTCTCAGTTCCTTGTGGGAAAACAGTTGAGCCGTGCTGACGTTCACCTTCTTGAAGTCACTCTGATGCTGCAGGAGAAACTCCCTACAATACTTTCAAGCTTTCCTAAAATCCAG GCTTTTCAAGAGAAAATGAAGGCCTTACCAACCGTCAGCAAGTTCCTCCAGCCGGGCAGCGCTAGAAAACCTCCACCCGATGAAGCGTATGTGAAAACCGTGAAGGAGGTGTTGAGCCACCTTTTCAAATAG